GAAAAAGAAAATAGCTTCATTACTCACGGTTTTAAGTGGATATTTGAGCCGCCTTTTAACCCCGAGATAATATAAGCCGACAGATGTCAGTGCAGTTACTACGGTCAGTACACTCGCAGGGGTATTGATTAATTTAGCAAGCAACGACATAAGGTAGTCGTCTGCAATTAACAGTAAGACAGAGAGTACAAAGCAGGCGATAGCAATCCAGAATGAATACACAGCAAGGAGTTTCCAATCAAAGCTAGCTACGTGATAGCTTTTACGTAGTGTTTCGCCTTGCTCTGGATTAACGAGTGCTTCTTGTTCCCAATGGGTGATCATCTCATCAATAATTTGTGCTTTGCGTTTATTGAGTTTGAGTGTCATTTAATCATCCTTGTGAAAGGCTTAATTGCTATCAAGCCAGAGGTTGCTTTGATAAGCATTCACGACATAAACATGCACCTGATGGGCAATCACTGGTGTCTCGTTTATCTAATTCAAAACACCAACAGGTGGTTTTCCCTGCACTAATATCGCAAGAAGCGGGTTTACCGCATTGTGGGCATTGATGCGTGGTAGGTTGGCCTTTTATTTCTTGCATAATGGCTTCACGGGTTTGATCATCGAATGTTTGCCATTCCACGACTTCTTTCATGGTTCTTAAGCAGCCACTACAAATGCTATCATTATTTTTACACTTTGCCACACAGGGAGTTTTCACGGTGTTATTCCTAGTTTGAATTCTGTGTTGAGTATATCAAAAACAATAATGACTCATAATGTTAGCTTAACGACGATATGTTTAGCGATAGGAAAACAGGATGTGGCAGCAGGTGATTTGTTGATATGGTTGCTGCTAACTAAAACTTAACGGGGTTTGGTAAAACATAAAATCATCAATTAACTTCCCTTTTTTATCAACGGCTTGTGCTCGAATATCACAAGGGTAGGGGCGTAAATCATCAAGCTGTAATTGAGGATAATATTGTTGCATTTTAGCAAGATACGCTGGCTTCCAGTAGGCTTGCTAAATTCAGTTAAAGCAGATGAAAAGCCTCATGGGATTCTTTTTCGATCACCCAGACTGTTTTATCAGGGAAACGTTGTTGTAATTCCCACGCAGTACTGAGTCCAATGATACCCGCACCAATAATTAAAAAGTCACAATGTAACACCGTTAGTCCTTTAACGTTTTGTAGTGAGCATTGTGACCATTTTAATCGTGTTGTTAAGATGATGCTGTTATCGAAGTAGGATTATGCAGACTTCATGATTTCATACAGCAATATGTCATCATTAGTATTATCTAAACTCGGGATAGAGAGTTTATCGACACTTTGCATGCCGATTTTTAGCATGACGTTAGCTGGTCGGTCACAGCTTTTCGCATGTCTGCCGTAAATGTGTTCGAGCTGCATTTTTTTAAAACCAAACTCTTTAATACGCTCGACCGCTTCTGTGCAATAACCATTTCCCCAATATGGAACACCAATCCAGTAACCGAGTTGACCGCTGTTACCTTGGATGTTTTCAATACCAGCACAGCCGATCAATTGATGATCCGATTTTAGTGTAATAGCGAAAATAGCGGAGCGTTGAGTTAGCCAACCTGCGAGGTGTTTACCAATCCATTTTCCAGCCATACCGTCAGAATAAGGGTGAGGAACACTGATGGTACCGTTGGCAATATCTTCATTTCCCGCTAACTGTTGAATTTTCTTGGCATCTGAAAGCTGTAGGGGACGTAGAATGAGTCTATCAGTGGTTAATAGCGGTTGTGATTTGTGCATGATCTCGAAGGCCTCTTAACATGATAATTAATGCAATATAGGTCATATCCATTAAAACCGATTAGCCAATTGTTAACCTCGATTTGATCAAAGATTGTTCAATAAAACATCGGGATCGAATAATTAAAGTCAAAACTGTTGTGATGATCAGCTTTTAGTAAACGGGCTCACTTCGCACGTGTTTTTGTGGATATGGCATCTTGTTCGTGAGCAGTATGGCTGTATGGGGTAACGGTAGGTGTTGATTGCCAAACATCTTCACTGTGTTGGATAAGATTGTTCAATGCTTGTTTTAAGAAGTGTTGAATCTGGTATTTGAGCAACCAGCCAGTGCCTTTAATTTTAGGGGAGAAGGTGATGTGGTAGTGAATTTGACTTTGGGTGGCATTAATACTTGTAAATTTTATCCAGCCTCCATGCTCATTAACAAGTGCACCATGGATTATTTGGTAATGAATATGTTCATTTTCTTTATAATCAATTACTTGTTCTTGGTAAGTAAAAGGGCCATGTATCACTTCACGTATGGCACCAATGCCATTTTCTTCAGGTTTACCAGATCGAACTAAGGTGTATTGCGCATTAAAGAATCGACCTAATTTTGCATGATCTGAAAGCAATGCAAAGAGCACTTTTTTAGGCACATTGGCGGTTACTTCTAATGTAACGGTATGAATAGTCATAACTGTCTCCATTGCGCCTTTGTTTTAACATATCATTAACAATCGCGACTTAAAAGTCAATTAGCGCCACAAAAAGGAATATTTTATGTATGCCTTTTGTGTATGGAGAATACATTGATACATGTATTAATAGTAAGGTTGTTGACAATATCGATAAGAAAATAGGGAAGTTTTGCAATGAAAGATTGGCGATAAAAAATGGATTGATAACAGAAAATATTCCTATTAAGCAATGAGTTAAAAATGCTGTTAATAGTAGATATGTAATTATGTAAGAAAATGAAGAGTTAAATCACAAAAAAATTGTATTTAAATGGTTGTCAAAAGTGCGAAAGATACATATATTGACTTTATTGATATAAATCGTTCGACAATTTAAAGTTAGAAAAATGATCTATCTTCGGATAGTCTTACTGCATTTCAATACTTCCTATCGAACTCATATCTATAAAAATCATTTTAATTATCTTGAGTGAACTTTTTGTAACGTTCGCTATCTAAAAGATATTAATAAGAAAAAAAGATGTTCACAAAACAACAATGGTTTTGTCACTGATGTGTCATACCAACTTGTTTAAGTAGAACAGATAAGTAAAGAGTAAGAACGGTATTAAATTTTAGTGATATCAACCTTGCTCATTAGGAAAAGTGAGAGGTTTTAAATGAAAACACGTAACCGTAGACAGTGGTTTTACTATAAAAATCAAACTACTAAAACAGAAAAAGCTTAATCATCATTAAGCGATAGGCTTTCTTTAAGGTGATTCAGAAAGCCTGATACATTTAACAGTCCTCTAGTTAAATGTTAAAAATCTTAATAGTGTTATTATTAAAATACTAATTAAGTGTCAGTAGCCAGAAATAGATTAAATATTTCTGGCTTTCTTATATTCTCAATTTCTTTATTTATATTATTTTATTCTGCATACTGCATTTGGCAAACGTTTGCTTTTTGCTGTTGTAGAGAAAATCTCTTTAATTAAAGACAGTGCCTTTTATTCGCGCATCATCAGGAATAGCGTGAATAGTTGTACCTCGAATATAAACATTACCATCAACCATTAACTTGTTGGGTAATTTGGTCAGTTTAGTATTATTAAGGTACAAGTTACCTTTTACGTATAAATTATCCGGTAATTTAGTAATCCTGGTTCCCATTAAGCTCAGATCGCCAAACACTTGCATGCCAAAATTGAGTTCTTTAATTTTTGAATGAGCCAGATTGACATACCCTCCTACTTTAAATACCAACGGTAAGTATTCGATGTCGCTGTAAGCTAAGTTGAGATTACCATCGACGGTTAGTTGCTGAGGCAGTTGTGCGATGCGACTGTTTTCTAGATCTAAACTTCCCGTAACGACTAGTGGGTTAGGTAAGGTGATGTTGCCGCTGTTTCTTAATGAGATATTGCCATAGGTATCGGCGTGATTAAGTAGGTGAGTTTGTGTCAGGGCCTGAGTAGAGGTTGCGCTGAACAGTAATATGACCGCGATGAAAGGGCGATATAACGGGGTATTAAGACGTTTCAGTATCATGCCTGTCTACAAATCCATTTGTTTATTTAAGTGAGCAGCTTTCTTCTTAAGGGTATCGTACTTAATTTAGTTAGCTTTAGTCATTATTAGTTTATTTATCAATGGTAAATTTTTAACATTGACACATTTGGTTACAGATAACACGGTTTTATATTGCATTATAACTTGATTCATTCAGGTTATGTTTGGGTTATAAAATAGTGTTTTATTTGTTAAGTTTTCATACAGGAGAGATGCTTTAGTTTTGTTGCTAACGAAAAGACACAGGCATTTTGGAAGCCAATTAACCTTCCCCTTAGGTTAATGACTTTCATTAATAACAATAAGTTAGGAATTAAACTATGAAAAAGTCTATTTTATCTACACTCGTTTTAGCAGGTATCGTATCAGCACCAGCGATGGCAACAAATGTTGAAACATTCATGGGTGGTGGTGTGGGTTATCAACTCGATAACTTTAAAGGCTCTCATAAAATGCATAGTGAAGATGCGAGTTACCAAATCCGTGGTGGTATCATTGTTGATGATACGCATCGTTTAATGGCAACTTACGGTTATAAAAAAGATAAGTTTAACTTTTATGACGCTGGTGCTGATGGCGTAAAAGCAAAACATAAGCAAGATTTGTACTTAGCGTCTTACGATTACTTAGTCCCAGTTGGCGCTAATGTTAACCTTTTTGCGGGTGCCTCAATGGGTGCAGCTCATAATAAAGTGACGCATCAAGAGGGTGGCAAGAAAAGCTCAACTGATTTCGTATGGGGTGGACAGCTAGGTGCAATGGTTCAGCTAACGGATAATATCTCGACAGATCTTACTTATCGCTACCTAGATCAAAATTACAAAGTCGCTGACACACGCTTAAAAGGCACAGAACAAGTCATGTGGACAGTTGATTACAAGTTCTAAAAGTAGAATAAATACTGGCTAGGTAATTAGCGCCCTGCATGATGCGGGGCGTTGTTGTATTTGGCAATAAGTAGCATTTGGGGATAAAAATTGTCTAGGGTATACTGCCGCTGATTGCAGAAAATAGGCACAGATTCATGAATAAGCAGATGTTATTGGATGACATCCAAGAGAAACTAACACTCACATTACAGGCAGCAACAGAAGCAGCAATGCGAGCATATAATACCGCCACAGATGATGAGAACGTTGCAGAAAATCAATATGATACCTTAGCACTAGAAGCATCTTATCTTGCTCATGGCCAAGCGCAGCGTGTTGAAGAATGTAAAGCCGATCTCGTGGCTTATCAGAAATTACAAGCAAGCTTACCGCAAAGCTTTGATTCGGTATTGCTTGGGCATATTGTTACCTTAGTTGATGAAGAAGATAACACGCGTTTGGTTTTTCTTGGCCCAACGGCTGGTGGGGTAGTATTAACACTTGAAGGTAAACCTGTCACGATAGTGACACCGACTTCTCCTTTTGGTGATGCACTGATTGGTCGTGAAATCGGTGAAGAAGTCGATGTACATATCGGCAATAGCGTAACCTGGTATGAAGTGCTCGCTATCCATTAAATGCAAAGCGGCTACTTAAACTTATCGCGATATTTTTGATAATACTGATATAAGTGTTCAATAAAGAGTTTCACTTTCATCGGTTGTTGTTTGGTATAAGGATATACCGCATAAATTCCCAGTGATTTTGCTACATAGTTATCGAGCACTTCGATTAAGCTGCCATTATGTAGATCTTCTGCCACTAAAATCTTAGGAACGTATACCAAACCTTGGCTATGGATTGCTGCACCACGTAAAGCAGATGCATTATTGGTAGTGAAATTCCCTTTTACTTTAACCGTGTGGATCCCCAGTTTATCTTCGATCAGCCATTCATTTGCCACTGTTTCTTGAAAGCTATAACCGAGACAATTGTGCTTCGTTAAATCGTTAGGTTGTGTTGGTACACCATGGCTTTCGAGATAAGAGGGCGAGCCACAAATCACCCAACGGGCTTGGACTAATTGCCGAGCAATAAAGCTGGAATCAGGCATTGCACCAGTTCGGATTGCAATATCAAACCCTTCTTGGACTAAATCCACAAAGCGGTTATCTAAATCCATTTCAATATGAATATCAGGGTATTGTTGACTAAATGCCGCAATCGCTTCAGGTAGAATTAATTCACCAGAAATCGTCGGCACTGTGATACGAATTTTGCCTGTTAAACTTTCGCCTAAACCACTCATTGCATCTTCTGCGTTTTGTACCGCATTGTAGACCTCTCTCGCATGGTGATAAAAAACGTCACCAGCTTCAGTCAATGTCAGTTTGCGTGTGGTCCGATAAATGAGCTGTACGCCTAACGCTTGTTCTAAGGCTGTGATACGTTTACTCACAACAGACTTTGTTAGGCCAATATGCTCAGCGGCTTTGCTGAAAGATCCTTTATCGATAAGGTGATAAAACAGCAGGAGATTATTTGTCGTTTTCATTATTTGATGGCTATTGGTAAACTTTTTTCAACAAACATGTGAATTAGGCGATATATATCAACTATACATAGCAACGTAGAATATACCTATAAAAAATAACGTTATTATATCGATTCACTCTGGAGCCAAGATGCAACAGCCCTACCTTGATCTGATTGCTCAGTTAGAACAACAAATAGATAAGCAACGAATTATTACCGATCCTACGCTCGCGTTAGCGTATGGCACTGATGCAAGTTTTTACCGTTTAGTTCCCCAAATTGTCTTGCAGTTAGATAGCCTTCAAGAAGTTATTTTCGCAGTTAAAACCTGCTATGAACGTCAAATCCCCGTGACTTTCAGAGCTGCTGGTACCAGTCTTTCAGGGCAAGCGCAGTCAGATTCTGTGTTGATCACCCTGACGCGTAATTGGCGTGATTATAAGATTTTAAATAATGGCGATCAGATCTGGTTACAACCGGGGATCATTGGTGCGGAAGCGAACACT
The genomic region above belongs to Photobacterium leiognathi and contains:
- a CDS encoding DUF1289 domain-containing protein, yielding MKTPCVAKCKNNDSICSGCLRTMKEVVEWQTFDDQTREAIMQEIKGQPTTHQCPQCGKPASCDISAGKTTCWCFELDKRDTSDCPSGACLCRECLSKQPLA
- a CDS encoding FAD-dependent oxidoreductase, with product MLHCDFLIIGAGIIGLSTAWELQQRFPDKTVWVIEKESHEAFHLL
- a CDS encoding GNAT family N-acetyltransferase; protein product: MHKSQPLLTTDRLILRPLQLSDAKKIQQLAGNEDIANGTISVPHPYSDGMAGKWIGKHLAGWLTQRSAIFAITLKSDHQLIGCAGIENIQGNSGQLGYWIGVPYWGNGYCTEAVERIKEFGFKKMQLEHIYGRHAKSCDRPANVMLKIGMQSVDKLSIPSLDNTNDDILLYEIMKSA
- a CDS encoding SRPBCC family protein, translated to MTIHTVTLEVTANVPKKVLFALLSDHAKLGRFFNAQYTLVRSGKPEENGIGAIREVIHGPFTYQEQVIDYKENEHIHYQIIHGALVNEHGGWIKFTSINATQSQIHYHITFSPKIKGTGWLLKYQIQHFLKQALNNLIQHSEDVWQSTPTVTPYSHTAHEQDAISTKTRAK
- a CDS encoding outer membrane beta-barrel protein translates to MKKSILSTLVLAGIVSAPAMATNVETFMGGGVGYQLDNFKGSHKMHSEDASYQIRGGIIVDDTHRLMATYGYKKDKFNFYDAGADGVKAKHKQDLYLASYDYLVPVGANVNLFAGASMGAAHNKVTHQEGGKKSSTDFVWGGQLGAMVQLTDNISTDLTYRYLDQNYKVADTRLKGTEQVMWTVDYKF
- a CDS encoding GreA/GreB family elongation factor — encoded protein: MNKQMLLDDIQEKLTLTLQAATEAAMRAYNTATDDENVAENQYDTLALEASYLAHGQAQRVEECKADLVAYQKLQASLPQSFDSVLLGHIVTLVDEEDNTRLVFLGPTAGGVVLTLEGKPVTIVTPTSPFGDALIGREIGEEVDVHIGNSVTWYEVLAIH
- a CDS encoding LysR family transcriptional regulator, translated to MKTTNNLLLFYHLIDKGSFSKAAEHIGLTKSVVSKRITALEQALGVQLIYRTTRKLTLTEAGDVFYHHAREVYNAVQNAEDAMSGLGESLTGKIRITVPTISGELILPEAIAAFSQQYPDIHIEMDLDNRFVDLVQEGFDIAIRTGAMPDSSFIARQLVQARWVICGSPSYLESHGVPTQPNDLTKHNCLGYSFQETVANEWLIEDKLGIHTVKVKGNFTTNNASALRGAAIHSQGLVYVPKILVAEDLHNGSLIEVLDNYVAKSLGIYAVYPYTKQQPMKVKLFIEHLYQYYQKYRDKFK